A stretch of the Archangium violaceum genome encodes the following:
- a CDS encoding type I polyketide synthase: MSTETIIDEQDIAIIGMTGRFPGARDLDAFWKNLCNGTESIRPLSDADLEKLGVDPALRKDPNYVKASAALEGMELFDAGFFGFTPREAELMDPQHRVFLECSWEALEHAGYAPDRYEGAIGVFAGASTNTYLIYNLVPNADQLGALDQVQIDVGNGGDFLSTRVAYKLDLRGPSYSILSACSTSLVATHVACQSLLNQECDMALAGGVSIHVKHPEGYPYVPGGIVSPDGHCRAFDAKAEGTVFGSGVGVVVLKRLKDALEDGDFIHAIIKGSAINNDGAHKVGYTAPSVEGQAAVIDEALGAAGVEPETISYIEAHGTGTQMGDPIEMRALTKAFRYKPGTARAAKMRVAVGSLKSNIGHLANAAGVSSLIKAVLALEHRKLPPSLHFEKPSPEIDFANSPFYVNTTLADWKAPADAPRRAGVSSFGVGGTNAHVVLQEAPAPAPTTASRPVQLLVLSAKTESALEAATDKLARHLQANPGINLADVAYTLQVGRQDMAFRRVVVCRDREEAVRALETRDAQRVWTGSPTAQDRPVAFLFPGQGSQYVDMARELYASEPVFRAHLDSCATLLKPHLGVDLRQLLYPEPSYAEKAALALTRTSVAQPAIFSIEYALAQLWISWGVKPRAMLGHSIGEYVAACVADVFELRDALVLVATRGQMMQELPTGSMLSVMLSEEELRPHLGAELSVAAVNAPNFTVVAGPTPAIEALQEKLKARGVNVQPLHTSHAFHSAMMDPLVAPFTERVRLVKLNPPKIPFISNVTGTWIEPSQATDPAYWASHLRQAVRFADGMKTLAQKPQQVLLEVGPGNTLATLTRQQSGQAERIVLSSTRHPREQASDEVVLLGTLGRLWLNGVSPDWSGFYARERRRRLPLPTYPFERQRYWIDARPGGAAQRPAASAEKKRDVADWFYVPSWKRTPAPRVAQAQGSKASGRGWLLFADSSGVADALAPKLAQAGQPVIRVVPGDAFGRDANGTYTLNPQKREDYAALLQALQKQGHSFDGVVHLWGVTSGPVSLERALETGFYSQLFLAQALGTQGRAEPLAWWVASNGACKVESADEPSPEKATLLGPCRVVPQEYPHITCHFVDVALGGSGGADTMAGQLLAEIQAGSSEAVIAWRGRQRWVQTFEPVRLEGDAAPVRTLKERGVYLLTEGLTGIGHAIAGELARSSRARLALVEGKEFPPRDQWEQWLSTRGEQDAISRKIQAAKALESAGASVLVVDADLTDEARMRQAISRAVEQFGQLDGVIHAAGGLRQGSTLGIIQETSPSECAAHFAPQVHGLRVLEKVLPAEGPGFCLLVSSLASILGGLGQVVHSAASQFMDTFAERRSESGAFPWISVDWDAVRFDEDSSLSKLSPALARFAIQPQEGLDVIRRILTQAPGGQLVVSTGDLEARRRQGPRASPAEGMKAKTASHARPSLATTYVAPRSDLERTVASVWQQVLGIEQIGVNDNFFELGGHSLLATQLRNQLHAELKVDLPLRGLFETPTVAATAAKIEEELRKNAAASEKPIGERLRSAFPTERQGILEDYLRRKIAHGLRLPVEQLPADGSLKSYDLRLLGAEVEYNLRQDFKFQLYPHEIQEHASIPELARYLLAEMERLANPAKFVSDKPLSAYALRPYRKHSAGGASLTQDRRKNPPMVFVHSSPRAGSTLFRVMLAGHPKLFCPPEVNLLFFENMREWRENIGFGHEMEWTTGGLQWAFMELMGIDSAAGQALVDRFVAENTPAQDIFAKLQELSAPRLLVDKTPSYALDPETLWRSEVMFDQPKYIFLYRHPYPVMESLLRVRFDRLFGPSLFGDAEVDPHVVAETVWALCNRNLLDFFSRVDKERVLWVQYEQLVRDPAPVMTGVCEFLGIPFDERVLQPYDGKRERMMGGLGDPNILQHKGIEKGLGESWKKIKWPRPLDPTTLEIVARLGYEVEQAPKAPSKEEAEKLLANLDQLSDEQVAELLAILAAEKEKA; encoded by the coding sequence ATGTCGACCGAGACCATCATCGACGAGCAGGACATCGCCATCATTGGCATGACCGGACGCTTCCCCGGCGCGCGGGATCTCGATGCGTTCTGGAAGAACCTGTGCAACGGCACGGAGTCCATCCGCCCGCTGAGTGACGCCGACCTGGAGAAGCTCGGCGTGGATCCGGCCCTGCGCAAGGACCCGAACTACGTCAAGGCGAGCGCCGCGCTCGAGGGCATGGAGCTGTTCGACGCGGGGTTCTTTGGCTTCACGCCTCGCGAGGCCGAGCTGATGGACCCGCAGCACCGCGTCTTCCTGGAGTGCTCCTGGGAGGCCCTCGAGCACGCGGGCTACGCGCCGGACCGGTACGAAGGGGCCATCGGCGTGTTCGCGGGCGCCTCCACGAACACGTACCTCATCTACAACCTGGTCCCCAACGCCGACCAGCTCGGCGCGTTGGATCAGGTGCAGATCGACGTGGGCAACGGCGGGGACTTCCTCAGCACCCGCGTCGCCTACAAGCTCGACCTGCGTGGCCCCAGCTACTCCATCCTCAGTGCCTGCTCGACGTCGCTGGTCGCCACCCACGTGGCCTGCCAGAGCCTCCTGAACCAGGAGTGCGACATGGCGCTGGCCGGCGGCGTCTCCATCCACGTCAAGCACCCGGAGGGCTACCCCTACGTGCCGGGCGGCATCGTGTCCCCCGATGGCCACTGCCGCGCCTTCGACGCCAAGGCGGAAGGAACCGTGTTCGGCAGCGGCGTGGGCGTGGTGGTGCTCAAGCGCCTCAAGGACGCCCTCGAGGATGGTGACTTCATCCACGCCATCATCAAGGGCTCGGCCATCAACAACGATGGCGCCCACAAGGTCGGCTACACCGCTCCCAGCGTCGAGGGCCAGGCCGCCGTCATCGACGAGGCGCTCGGCGCCGCGGGCGTGGAGCCGGAGACCATCAGCTACATCGAGGCCCATGGCACCGGCACCCAGATGGGTGACCCGATCGAGATGCGCGCCCTCACCAAGGCGTTCCGCTACAAGCCCGGCACCGCGCGCGCGGCGAAGATGCGGGTCGCGGTGGGCTCGCTCAAGAGCAACATCGGCCACCTGGCCAACGCCGCGGGCGTCTCCAGCCTCATCAAGGCCGTGCTCGCGCTCGAGCACCGGAAGCTGCCGCCCAGCCTGCACTTCGAGAAGCCGAGCCCGGAGATCGACTTCGCCAACAGTCCCTTCTACGTGAACACCACGCTGGCCGACTGGAAGGCGCCCGCGGATGCTCCTCGCCGCGCGGGGGTGAGCTCGTTCGGTGTCGGCGGGACGAACGCCCATGTCGTCCTCCAGGAGGCGCCCGCCCCGGCGCCCACCACCGCGTCGCGGCCCGTGCAGCTGCTCGTGCTCTCCGCCAAGACCGAGTCGGCCCTCGAGGCGGCCACGGACAAACTCGCCCGGCATCTCCAGGCGAACCCCGGAATCAATCTGGCCGACGTGGCCTACACGCTCCAGGTGGGACGGCAGGACATGGCCTTCCGCCGCGTGGTCGTGTGCCGCGATCGCGAGGAGGCCGTGCGAGCCCTCGAGACGCGTGACGCCCAGCGCGTCTGGACCGGTTCGCCCACCGCCCAGGACCGGCCGGTGGCGTTCCTGTTCCCGGGCCAGGGCTCGCAGTACGTGGACATGGCCCGCGAGCTGTACGCCTCCGAGCCCGTCTTCCGCGCGCACCTGGACTCCTGCGCCACGCTGCTCAAGCCGCACCTCGGGGTGGACCTGCGCCAGCTGCTCTACCCGGAGCCGTCCTACGCCGAGAAGGCCGCCCTGGCGCTCACCCGGACCAGCGTCGCCCAGCCCGCGATCTTCTCCATCGAGTACGCCCTGGCGCAGCTGTGGATCTCCTGGGGCGTGAAGCCCAGGGCGATGCTCGGGCATAGCATTGGTGAGTACGTGGCCGCGTGCGTCGCCGACGTCTTCGAGCTGCGCGATGCGCTCGTGCTGGTCGCCACCCGCGGGCAGATGATGCAGGAGCTGCCCACCGGCTCCATGCTGAGCGTGATGCTCTCCGAGGAGGAGCTGCGCCCGCACCTGGGCGCGGAGCTCTCCGTGGCCGCCGTCAACGCGCCGAACTTCACCGTCGTCGCCGGGCCCACGCCCGCCATCGAGGCGCTCCAGGAGAAGCTGAAGGCGCGCGGCGTGAACGTGCAGCCGCTGCACACGTCCCATGCGTTCCACTCGGCGATGATGGACCCGCTCGTGGCGCCGTTCACCGAGCGCGTGCGCCTGGTGAAGCTGAACCCGCCGAAGATTCCCTTCATCTCCAACGTCACCGGTACGTGGATCGAGCCCTCCCAGGCCACCGATCCCGCCTACTGGGCCTCGCACCTGCGCCAGGCCGTGCGCTTCGCCGATGGGATGAAGACGCTCGCGCAGAAGCCGCAGCAGGTGCTGCTCGAGGTCGGTCCCGGCAACACGCTCGCCACCCTCACCCGGCAGCAGTCCGGGCAGGCCGAGCGCATCGTCCTGTCCTCCACCCGGCACCCGCGGGAGCAGGCCTCGGACGAGGTCGTGCTGCTCGGCACGTTGGGCCGGCTGTGGCTGAACGGTGTCTCCCCCGACTGGTCCGGGTTCTACGCCCGCGAGCGGCGGCGCCGGCTTCCCCTGCCCACCTACCCGTTCGAGCGCCAGCGCTACTGGATCGACGCCCGTCCTGGTGGCGCGGCCCAGCGTCCGGCGGCCTCCGCCGAGAAGAAGCGCGATGTCGCCGACTGGTTCTACGTGCCCTCGTGGAAGCGCACGCCGGCGCCGCGCGTGGCTCAGGCGCAGGGGTCGAAGGCTTCCGGCCGGGGCTGGCTGCTCTTCGCGGATTCGAGCGGAGTGGCGGACGCGCTCGCGCCGAAGCTGGCCCAGGCGGGTCAGCCCGTCATCCGCGTCGTCCCCGGTGACGCGTTCGGCCGCGACGCCAACGGCACCTATACGCTCAATCCCCAGAAGCGTGAGGACTACGCCGCCCTGCTCCAGGCGCTCCAGAAACAGGGCCACTCCTTCGACGGCGTGGTGCACCTGTGGGGTGTGACGTCCGGGCCCGTGTCGCTCGAGCGGGCGCTGGAGACCGGCTTCTACAGTCAGCTCTTCCTCGCGCAGGCCCTGGGCACGCAGGGGCGCGCGGAGCCGCTCGCGTGGTGGGTCGCATCGAACGGCGCCTGCAAGGTGGAGAGCGCGGACGAGCCCTCGCCCGAGAAGGCGACGCTCCTCGGTCCGTGCCGGGTCGTTCCCCAGGAGTACCCGCACATCACCTGCCACTTCGTGGACGTGGCGCTCGGCGGAAGCGGCGGTGCGGATACCATGGCGGGCCAGCTCCTCGCGGAAATCCAGGCTGGCTCGTCCGAGGCGGTCATCGCCTGGCGCGGCCGTCAGCGCTGGGTCCAGACCTTCGAGCCCGTGCGCCTGGAGGGCGATGCCGCTCCCGTGCGGACGCTGAAGGAGCGCGGCGTGTACCTCCTCACGGAGGGACTGACGGGCATCGGCCATGCCATCGCCGGTGAGCTGGCCCGCTCCTCGCGCGCCCGGCTGGCGTTGGTGGAAGGCAAGGAGTTCCCGCCCAGGGACCAGTGGGAGCAGTGGCTGTCGACCCGAGGCGAGCAGGACGCCATCAGCCGGAAGATCCAGGCCGCGAAGGCGCTGGAGTCGGCTGGGGCCTCGGTGCTGGTGGTCGATGCGGACCTGACCGACGAGGCGCGGATGCGCCAGGCGATCTCCCGGGCCGTGGAGCAGTTCGGCCAGCTCGATGGCGTCATCCACGCCGCGGGCGGCCTGCGTCAGGGCTCCACGCTGGGCATCATCCAGGAGACGAGCCCCAGCGAATGCGCCGCGCACTTCGCGCCGCAGGTGCACGGCCTGCGCGTCCTGGAGAAGGTGCTCCCCGCCGAGGGCCCCGGGTTCTGCCTCCTGGTGTCCTCGCTGGCGTCCATCCTCGGAGGACTCGGGCAGGTGGTCCACTCGGCCGCCAGCCAGTTCATGGACACCTTCGCGGAGCGCCGGAGCGAGTCCGGTGCGTTCCCGTGGATCAGCGTGGATTGGGACGCCGTGCGGTTCGACGAGGATTCCTCCCTGTCGAAGCTGAGCCCGGCGCTGGCGCGGTTCGCCATCCAGCCGCAGGAGGGGCTCGACGTCATCCGCCGCATCCTGACGCAGGCTCCCGGAGGACAGCTCGTCGTGTCCACGGGCGACCTGGAGGCCCGCAGGCGGCAGGGCCCTCGCGCCTCTCCGGCCGAGGGCATGAAGGCGAAGACGGCGAGCCACGCGCGGCCCTCGCTGGCCACCACCTACGTGGCGCCCCGCTCGGACCTGGAGCGGACCGTGGCCTCGGTGTGGCAGCAGGTCCTGGGCATCGAGCAGATCGGCGTCAACGACAACTTCTTCGAGCTGGGCGGGCACTCGCTCCTCGCCACGCAGCTGCGCAACCAGCTCCACGCCGAGCTCAAGGTGGACCTGCCGCTGCGCGGTCTGTTCGAGACGCCCACGGTGGCGGCCACCGCCGCGAAGATCGAGGAGGAGCTGCGCAAGAACGCCGCGGCCTCGGAGAAGCCCATCGGCGAGCGGCTGCGCTCCGCCTTCCCCACCGAGCGCCAGGGCATCCTGGAGGACTACCTGCGGCGGAAGATCGCCCACGGGCTCCGCCTCCCGGTGGAGCAACTCCCGGCCGATGGCAGCCTGAAGAGCTACGACCTGCGGCTGCTCGGCGCCGAGGTGGAATACAACCTGCGGCAGGACTTCAAGTTCCAGCTCTACCCTCACGAAATCCAGGAGCACGCCTCCATCCCCGAGCTGGCCCGTTACCTCCTGGCGGAGATGGAGCGCCTGGCGAACCCGGCGAAGTTCGTCTCCGACAAGCCGCTGTCGGCCTATGCGCTCAGGCCGTATCGCAAGCACTCGGCGGGCGGCGCGTCCCTGACGCAGGACAGGCGCAAGAACCCGCCCATGGTCTTCGTGCACTCCAGCCCGCGCGCAGGCTCCACCTTGTTCCGAGTCATGCTCGCCGGGCACCCGAAGCTCTTCTGCCCACCGGAGGTCAACCTCCTGTTCTTCGAGAACATGCGGGAGTGGCGCGAGAACATCGGCTTCGGCCACGAGATGGAGTGGACGACCGGTGGCCTCCAGTGGGCCTTCATGGAGCTGATGGGCATCGACTCCGCCGCGGGCCAGGCGCTCGTCGACAGGTTCGTGGCGGAGAACACCCCGGCCCAGGACATCTTCGCGAAGCTCCAGGAGCTGTCCGCTCCCCGGCTGCTGGTGGACAAGACGCCCTCGTACGCGCTGGACCCCGAGACGCTCTGGCGCTCGGAGGTGATGTTCGACCAGCCGAAGTACATCTTCCTCTACCGCCACCCGTACCCGGTGATGGAGTCGCTGCTGCGCGTGCGCTTCGACCGGCTCTTCGGCCCCAGCCTCTTCGGTGACGCCGAGGTGGATCCGCACGTGGTCGCCGAGACCGTCTGGGCGCTCTGCAACCGCAACCTGCTCGACTTCTTCTCCCGCGTGGACAAGGAGCGCGTCCTCTGGGTCCAGTACGAGCAGCTCGTGCGCGACCCCGCCCCCGTGATGACCGGCGTGTGCGAGTTCCTCGGGATTCCCTTCGATGAGCGCGTGCTCCAGCCGTACGACGGCAAGCGCGAGCGCATGATGGGCGGCCTGGGAGACCCCAACATCCTCCAGCACAAGGGCATCGAGAAGGGACTCGGCGAGAGCTGGAAGAAGATCAAGTGGCCACGTCCGCTCGATCCGACCACCCTCGAGATCGTCGCCCGGCTCGGCTACGAGGTGGAGCAGGCCCCGAAGGCTCCGTCGAAGGAAGAGGCGGAGAAGCTGCTCGCGAACCTGGATCAGCTCTCGGATGAGCAGGTCGCGGAGCTGCTCGCGATCCTCGCCGCCGAGAAGGAGAAGGCCTGA
- a CDS encoding type I polyketide synthase, producing MSTENTPELEGIAIVGLAAHLPGSRTIAEFWKNLRDGVESISFFTDEELIESGIDPTLVRAPNYIKACGILGDTDQFDAAFFGLNPREAALMDPQHRVFLQCAWEAMETAGYSPERQPGRTGVFGGMSMNTYLLTNVYPHLSHVASVESLQASIGNDKDALTTEVAYRLNLKGPAVTIQSSSSTSLTAIHYACQSLLNYECDMALAGGVSIHFPEKQGYLYYEGGTTSPDGHCRPFDAKAQGFVSGHGAGVVALRRLADAVAAGDTIYAVVKATAVNNDGSQKVSYMAPSVEGQAEVVSLAQALAGVEPDSIGYVECHGTATLMGDPIEISALTQAFRAGTDKKGFCAIGSVKSNIGHLDSAAGAVGVIKAALALHHKQLPPTLHFESPNPAIDFANSPFYVNTKLSEWPEGETPRRAGVTSLGMGGTNAHAILEEAPVLPATDKPRRPAHVVTLSARSEASLEAATDRLVSHLRENPELDLADVAYTLQLGRKRFARRRMVVGHTLADVTEALASRDPARVFSGGQETEGRPVMFMFSGQGAQYVDMGRHLYESEPLFRSEVDACAKKLEKHLGFDLRTVLYPPEAQREAATERLKQTSLTQPALFVVEYALAKLWMSWGVKPRAMIGHSIGEYVAACLAGVFSLDDALALVAARGRLMQQMPAGSMLAVPMTEAQVMPLLGEQLSLAAVNSPETCVVAGPTAAIDALVEKLTAQGVTTTRLHTSHAFHSSMMDPILDMFREQVRRVARQVPQMPYLSNVTGKWITAEEATSPDYWAKHLRQAVRFADGLGELLKEADAILLEVGPGQTLVTLARQHPAKGAQHVFINSLRHPREQKADLDFLLGALGRLWLAGVEPDWDAFHGDEKRRRVALPTAPFERQRHWVDPPANTGHEKKAQGTSADKKQDVSQWFYLPSWQRALPPSAAWREEKACWWLFVPESHGNALGAHLARRLAEAGQQVVTITPGTHLAQLGEHHWSINPHVSVDFASLFQQLTAQGLGPDRILHLWSAVPETTFGARGASFEPAQDHGFDSLLFLAQELGRQEAKPVSLAVVTHRMQALGDESPSPEKATVLGPVRVIPQEYPHLSCRSVDVSLPAPGSWQEAQLVEQLLAECADGSREQNVIAYRGQQRHVQVFESVAVRTPSQVPLRDKGVYVILGGFGTIGYSHAEALAKRVQARLVLVGRSSLPERSVWDAWLATRDAQDPIGQRIRKARALEDLGAEVLVASADVADKAQLQAVIDQTLSRFGALHGVVFSAGTVDTSLFRSLADVTPTDARFLFQSRVLGLYALEEVLRGRQLDFCMLASSLAAVLGGVGRASYSAAMSFMDAFALRQTQESPTPWLSVGWDAWAFDLGNNPFGSLSISAKEGAEAFVNLLSLGRVAQVAVSTSNLHARIERAARPEPQKKAEEAKAEHVVPDAQAQQAAPRPTLQNAYVAPRDELEESVAKLWESMLGITQVGIHDNFFELGGNSLVGIKLIARVREQFGVPVPAVTLYEGPTVEALAKLLKAASSTGAEEARSEDSESESRSRGERRRARRQRRGDSATEE from the coding sequence ATGAGCACTGAGAACACTCCCGAGTTGGAAGGGATCGCGATCGTCGGCCTCGCCGCCCACCTCCCCGGCTCGCGGACGATCGCCGAGTTCTGGAAGAACCTGCGCGATGGCGTCGAGTCCATCTCGTTCTTCACCGACGAGGAGCTGATCGAGAGCGGGATCGATCCGACGCTCGTGCGCGCGCCCAACTACATCAAGGCGTGCGGCATCCTCGGGGACACCGACCAGTTCGACGCGGCGTTCTTCGGCCTCAACCCGCGCGAGGCCGCATTGATGGATCCGCAGCACCGCGTCTTCCTGCAGTGCGCCTGGGAGGCGATGGAGACCGCGGGCTACAGCCCGGAGCGGCAGCCGGGCCGGACGGGTGTGTTCGGCGGCATGAGCATGAACACGTACCTGCTCACCAACGTGTACCCGCACCTGTCGCACGTGGCATCCGTCGAGAGCCTCCAGGCGTCCATCGGCAACGACAAGGACGCGCTCACCACGGAGGTCGCCTACCGGCTCAACCTCAAGGGGCCGGCGGTCACCATCCAGTCATCCTCGTCCACGTCGCTCACCGCCATCCACTACGCATGCCAGAGCCTGCTCAACTACGAGTGCGACATGGCCCTGGCCGGCGGCGTCTCCATCCACTTCCCGGAGAAGCAGGGCTACCTGTACTACGAGGGCGGAACCACCTCGCCCGACGGCCACTGCCGCCCCTTCGACGCCAAGGCCCAGGGCTTCGTCTCCGGACACGGCGCGGGCGTGGTGGCGCTGCGACGCCTGGCCGATGCCGTCGCCGCTGGTGACACCATCTACGCCGTCGTGAAGGCCACGGCGGTGAACAACGACGGCTCGCAGAAGGTGAGCTACATGGCCCCCAGCGTCGAGGGCCAGGCCGAGGTCGTCTCCCTGGCGCAGGCGCTCGCGGGCGTCGAGCCGGACTCCATCGGCTACGTGGAGTGTCACGGCACCGCCACCCTCATGGGCGACCCCATCGAGATCTCCGCGCTCACGCAGGCGTTCCGCGCCGGTACGGACAAGAAGGGGTTCTGCGCGATCGGCTCGGTGAAGAGCAACATCGGCCACCTGGACTCGGCCGCGGGCGCGGTGGGCGTCATCAAGGCCGCGCTGGCGCTCCACCACAAGCAGCTTCCCCCCACCCTCCACTTCGAGTCGCCCAACCCCGCGATCGACTTCGCCAACAGCCCCTTCTACGTGAACACGAAGCTGTCCGAGTGGCCCGAGGGAGAGACCCCGCGCCGCGCGGGCGTCACGTCGCTGGGCATGGGCGGCACCAACGCGCACGCCATCCTCGAGGAGGCACCCGTCCTCCCCGCCACCGACAAGCCGCGCCGTCCCGCCCACGTGGTGACGCTCTCCGCGCGCTCGGAGGCTTCGCTCGAGGCCGCCACGGACCGGCTCGTCTCCCATCTGCGTGAGAACCCGGAACTGGACCTGGCCGACGTGGCCTACACGCTCCAACTGGGCCGCAAGCGCTTCGCCCGCCGCCGCATGGTGGTGGGCCACACGCTCGCGGATGTCACCGAGGCGCTCGCCTCGAGGGATCCGGCTCGCGTCTTCAGCGGCGGCCAGGAGACCGAGGGCCGCCCGGTCATGTTCATGTTCTCCGGCCAGGGCGCGCAGTACGTCGACATGGGCCGGCACCTCTACGAGTCCGAGCCCCTCTTCCGCTCCGAGGTCGACGCCTGCGCGAAGAAGCTGGAGAAGCACCTCGGCTTCGACCTGCGCACCGTCCTGTACCCGCCCGAGGCCCAGCGCGAGGCCGCCACCGAGCGCCTCAAGCAGACTTCTCTCACCCAGCCCGCGCTCTTCGTCGTCGAGTACGCGCTCGCGAAGCTGTGGATGTCCTGGGGCGTGAAGCCGCGGGCGATGATCGGCCACAGCATCGGCGAGTACGTGGCCGCCTGCCTCGCGGGCGTGTTCTCGCTCGATGACGCGCTGGCGCTCGTGGCCGCTCGCGGCCGGCTGATGCAGCAGATGCCCGCGGGCTCCATGCTCGCCGTGCCCATGACCGAGGCCCAGGTGATGCCGCTGCTCGGCGAGCAGCTCTCGCTCGCGGCCGTCAACAGCCCCGAGACCTGTGTCGTCGCCGGCCCCACCGCCGCCATCGACGCGCTCGTGGAGAAGCTCACCGCCCAGGGCGTCACCACCACCCGCCTGCACACCTCGCACGCGTTCCACTCGTCCATGATGGACCCCATCCTGGACATGTTCCGCGAGCAGGTCCGGCGCGTCGCCCGGCAGGTGCCACAGATGCCCTACCTGTCCAACGTGACGGGGAAGTGGATCACCGCCGAGGAGGCCACCAGCCCCGACTACTGGGCGAAGCACCTGCGTCAGGCGGTGCGGTTCGCCGACGGACTTGGTGAGCTGCTGAAGGAGGCCGACGCCATCCTGCTCGAGGTGGGCCCCGGCCAGACGCTCGTGACGCTCGCCCGGCAGCACCCGGCCAAGGGCGCCCAGCACGTGTTCATCAACTCCCTGCGCCACCCACGCGAGCAGAAGGCCGATCTGGACTTCCTGCTCGGTGCGCTCGGACGCCTGTGGCTCGCCGGTGTCGAGCCGGACTGGGATGCCTTCCACGGTGACGAGAAGCGCCGCCGCGTCGCCCTGCCCACGGCTCCCTTCGAGCGCCAGCGGCACTGGGTGGATCCGCCCGCGAACACCGGCCACGAGAAGAAGGCCCAGGGCACGTCCGCGGACAAGAAGCAGGACGTGTCCCAGTGGTTCTACCTGCCCTCGTGGCAGCGCGCCCTTCCGCCCTCCGCCGCGTGGCGCGAGGAGAAGGCGTGCTGGTGGCTGTTCGTCCCCGAGTCGCATGGCAATGCGCTGGGTGCCCACCTGGCGCGGCGCCTCGCGGAGGCCGGTCAGCAGGTCGTCACCATCACCCCGGGAACCCACCTCGCGCAGCTCGGCGAGCACCACTGGTCCATCAACCCCCACGTGTCGGTGGACTTCGCGTCCCTGTTCCAGCAGCTCACGGCCCAGGGACTCGGGCCCGACCGCATCCTCCACCTCTGGAGCGCCGTCCCCGAGACCACCTTCGGCGCGCGTGGGGCCTCGTTCGAGCCGGCGCAGGACCACGGCTTCGACAGCCTGCTGTTCCTCGCCCAGGAGCTCGGCCGCCAGGAGGCGAAGCCCGTGTCGCTCGCCGTGGTCACCCACCGGATGCAGGCGCTCGGCGATGAGAGCCCCAGTCCCGAGAAGGCCACCGTGCTCGGCCCCGTCCGTGTCATCCCCCAGGAGTACCCGCACCTCTCCTGCCGGTCCGTGGACGTGAGCCTGCCCGCCCCCGGAAGCTGGCAGGAGGCCCAGCTCGTCGAGCAGCTCCTCGCCGAGTGCGCCGATGGCTCGCGGGAGCAGAACGTCATCGCGTACCGCGGCCAGCAGCGCCACGTGCAGGTATTCGAGTCCGTCGCCGTGCGCACCCCGAGCCAGGTGCCCCTGCGTGACAAGGGCGTCTACGTCATCCTCGGTGGCTTCGGCACCATCGGCTACAGCCACGCCGAGGCGCTCGCGAAGCGCGTGCAGGCACGGCTCGTGCTCGTCGGCCGCTCCTCCCTGCCCGAGCGCTCCGTGTGGGACGCGTGGCTCGCGACGCGTGACGCGCAGGATCCCATTGGCCAGAGGATCCGCAAGGCGCGAGCGCTCGAGGATCTGGGCGCCGAGGTGCTCGTGGCCAGCGCGGACGTGGCCGACAAGGCGCAGCTCCAGGCCGTCATCGACCAGACCCTCTCGCGCTTCGGCGCGCTGCACGGCGTGGTGTTCTCCGCCGGCACGGTGGACACGTCACTCTTCCGCTCGCTCGCGGATGTGACCCCCACGGACGCGCGATTCCTCTTCCAGAGCCGGGTGCTCGGGCTGTACGCGCTCGAGGAGGTGCTGCGCGGCCGGCAGCTCGACTTCTGCATGCTGGCCTCGTCGCTCGCGGCGGTGCTCGGGGGCGTGGGACGCGCCTCGTACTCCGCCGCCATGAGCTTCATGGATGCGTTCGCCCTTCGTCAGACACAGGAGTCCCCCACCCCGTGGCTGAGCGTGGGCTGGGACGCCTGGGCCTTCGACCTGGGCAACAACCCGTTCGGTTCGCTGTCCATCTCCGCCAAGGAGGGAGCCGAAGCCTTCGTGAACCTGCTGTCGCTGGGCCGGGTGGCCCAGGTCGCCGTCTCCACCAGCAACCTGCACGCCCGCATCGAGCGCGCGGCCCGGCCCGAGCCCCAGAAGAAGGCCGAGGAGGCCAAGGCCGAACACGTGGTGCCCGACGCGCAGGCGCAGCAGGCGGCCCCGCGCCCCACCCTGCAGAACGCCTACGTGGCCCCGCGCGACGAGCTGGAGGAGTCCGTCGCGAAGCTGTGGGAATCCATGCTGGGCATCACCCAGGTCGGTATCCACGACAACTTCTTCGAGCTGGGTGGCAACTCGCTCGTCGGCATCAAGCTGATCGCCCGGGTGCGCGAGCAGTTCGGCGTCCCGGTCCCCGCCGTCACCCTGTACGAGGGCCCGACGGTGGAGGCACTGGCGAAGCTGCTCAAGGCCGCCTCCTCGACTGGAGCCGAGGAGGCGCGGTCCGAGGACTCCGAGTCCGAGAGCCGCAGCCGGGGCGAGCGCCGCCGGGCCCGCAGGCAGCGCCGCGGCGACAGCGCCACCGAGGAATAG